The DNA window TTATCCAGCGGCTGGAAAACCCCTGCCGCCAGCTGGCGTTCGAGGAAGCTCGCCGATGGCACCACCAGGTCAAAACCGGTGCTGCCCGCCATTAATTTTCCTTCCAGCACTTCATTGGAATCAAAAACGTCATATACCACTTTAATACCGGTCTCTTTTTCAAAATTCGCCACCGTATCCGGCGCAATATAATCAGACCAGTTATAAACATGCAGGGTTTTTTGTTCGGCTGCGAGCGAACCGGCAGAAACGGCCATCAGCGCACCCGTAACCAGACCTGTTAACCATTTTTTACCAAAGGCGGTCATATCTCTTATTCCTTCTCAATGCCCGTTAACAAGCGGGCTGAATATACGCACTTGTTTGCATGCAATAATCATGCATATTTTTTCATTGCCTAAGAAAAGGAGAGAGGACCTCTCCCGGAATGGTTGCCCGCAACTGGAAGCATCGTCAGAATAACTGTAGCCAGAATAAGAGGCTATAGCCCAGGTAAAAAAACGGCTTTTATCAATTTTTTATGCAATAAGGGTCTATGTGATAAGCCGAAAGCGGCAGAATGGCGGTGAAAAATTCTTTAAAGAAAGGTTAATGGCAGAATAAAAGCGGGAAATACGCAGCCGCTATGGTAGTGGCTGCGCTATTTTTCGACAGGCTTAGTGAAGAAAATGGTACTGGATACTCTCAGCAACGGGCTCTTCTTCCTCAGGCTTATACAACACCTGATTGGCGCTGGCTTCGAGCATAACCATTGAAATCTGTTCTTCGCTCTGACGGAAAAACCACGCGAACTGATCAAAGGTAATACCGACACCTACGATCAGCGCCTGGCACACCACCAGTTTCGGCAGATTATCATCCTGAATATCGAGAAAAGCCTTCACGGTCAACGAACTGGCGTTAATCGCTGAAAGATCGGCAGAGAGCGGGAGCAGCGCAGAGGGCTTAACTTCCGCCAGAGCGGAAAAGAGTACCACGTTGTCCACCAGGTCGAGTTTGGCATCAAAAATGCCTTCGAAATTCTGCATATGCGGCAGATGTAACGCCTGGCAGGAATCACACTCAAAAAAGCTGATGCCCAATTCGTCGAGCCATTGACGTAACGTATCAAGACCCGGAACGACCAGTGAATCCATATGACCTGTGACCTCTTGCTGTGGAAAATGCGACGCCATAGCTTACGCAAAAAAAGCGTCGCGTACCATGACGCTGTCGTGAAAGGGAACTAACCTCCCATTTTCAGACAAAACCCCGGTGTTGCCTGACGTTCAATCCAGTCAATCATTCGCCCGGCAATATCCGCCCCCGTTGTGGTTTCAACGCCTTCCAGGCCAGGAGAAGCATTCACTTCCATCACCAGCGGGCCGCGCGTAGCACGCAAAATATCGACGCCCGCCACATCCAACCCCAGCGTTTGCGTGGCTTTAATCGCCATTTCTCGCTCTTGCTCGCTGATGGTCGCGACCGTCGCCACACCACCGCGATGCAGATTGGAACGGAAGTCGCCCTCCTTCGCCCGGCGTTCAATCGCCGCCACCACTTCATTGCCCACCACCAGGCAGCGCACATCCCGACCTTTCGCCTCGGCGATATACTCCTGCACCAGAATATGAGCGTTCAGACCGCGAAATGCGTCAATCACGCTCTCCGCCGCCTGGCGGGTTTCGGCCAGCACCACGCCGATGCCCTGCGTACCTTCCACCAGTTTTACCACCAGCGGCGCACCGCCCACCATCGCGATCAGGTCGCTGGTATCATCCGGTGAATGGGCAATCCCGGTGAGCGGCAGGTCAATCCCCTGACGCGCCAGCAGCTGTAGCGAGCGCAGCTTGTCACGGGCGCGCGTAATAGCGACAGACTCATTCAACGGATAGCTGCCCAGCAGCTCAAACTGTCGCAGCGCGGCGGTGCCGTAATAGGTGATCGCTGAACCGATGCGAGGGATCACAGCATCGAAATGCGGTAGCTGGCGGCCTTTATAGTGAATCGATGAGGCCACCGGACTGACGTTCATATAGCAAGAAAGTGGATCGAGGATTTCGACCTGATGACCGCGTTTATGCGCGGCTTCACGCAGGCGTCGACATGAATAAAGCGTTCCATCCCGGGATAATATGGCAATTTTCACCCTGTACCTCTGCGAAAAGACCCGCTTTGGCGGGCCTTTGATAGCTAACAACGACTCAATTTTACGCTGACCTTGCAAAATCGCCTGGCGTCAGGCCGGGGCAGTTTACACGCAATCAGCGCGTAGCCCATCCCTGCTTATGCAGATATTCAAGAATAAACGGGCGACTCTCTTTAACAATAGTACGACGGATATGGTCGCTCCAGGTATCACGACGCGTGTTGCTCCCACGTGACAGATAATACTGCGCCAGTTGCTCGTCATATTCGCTAAGTACCGTATCGTCTAGCGGCTGATAACTGTTTTCGTGCACCAGCATCGCCGATGGCATGCGCGGTTTTACGTCCGGGTTGTCTGCGGGCCAGCCAAGGCATAGACCGAACAGCGGCAGTACGTGCTGCGGCAGCTTCAGCAGTTCGGTCACCGCGTCAATATTGTTGCGCAAGCCGCCGATATAGACACCGCCCAATCCCAGAGACTCTGCCGCCACCAGCGCATTCTGCGCCATAATCGCGGTATCAACGCAACCCAGCAGCAATTGTTCCGCCAGTCCCAGTTGGGCATCGGGGCAAATTTGCTGATTGCGGTTAAAGTCGGCGCAGAACACCCAGAATTCGGCTGCCTGCGCCACGTGCTTCTGGCCGCCGCTCATTGTCACCAGCTGTTGACGCAGCTGTGGATCGGTAACACGAATGATTGAGGTACATTGTAAAAAACTGGAGCTGGAAGCCCCCTGTGCACCGGCAATAATCGCAGCGCGCTGTTCATCACTAATAGGCGCGTCGGTAAAATGGCGAATAGAACGGTGGCTACGCAGCAGCTCAATGGTCGGCGTCATCTCGTTTTTCTCTGTCAGACAAGTAAGAAGGTGGGGTTTTGGTTTGCGTCAACTGGGGGGCAATCACTTTCGCCACCCGCCACATTAACGCCACGGCGGCCGGGAGCATCAGCAGGATCCCCGCGAAAATCATCAATAGCGCAGCCGTCGGGCTGGAAAACGGCGCGGGTAGACTGACGTACTGATTGAGCGATAGCCAGGCCAGGGTCAACAACACCATGCCGAGAATCTCAACCACCAGCACGCTTTTTGGCAATGCAGCGGGCGATCGCATAACACTCCTCCGGTCCAAATGATTCGTACAACCCAGCGAGAACGGGTCACGCAACAGGGCCAGTATAGCGGTTTCATCGCCAGAGTATTTATCAAACATAGCCCTAAACCATCGAAGCAAAAGGCAGAACCTTCTTTCCCTCGTCGGCATAACGCGTCATGATACGCCCCATTCGCCATTAGGCTGAGATTTAAGGAGAGAAACGATGTTTACCGTAATTTTTGGTCGTCCAGGTTGTCCGTATTGCGTTCGCGCCAAAGAACTGGCTGAAAAGTTGACTAATGAGCGTGATGATTTCAACTATCGCTACATTGATATTCATGCCGAAGGCATCAGCAAAGCCGATCTGGAAAAAACCGTGGGCAAACCGGTAGAAACCGTACCGCAGATTTTTGTCGATCAGAAACACATCGGCGGCTGCACGGATTTTGAAGCCTGGGCGAAAGAGAATTTGGGTCTATTTGCCTGAGACGGCTCAATCTTCTGATGAGTGCTTGCGTCTGGTATCAAGCCAGGCGCAAATAAACAGAAAGCATAATGCGCCAAGCGCGCACCAGAACACCGCGCTAAACAACCACGCCAGCTCCTGCCAGAAAGAACGCTGAGTCACAAAGAAAAGCCGCATTACTACCAGACAAATGGGGGCCGCCAGCATCGCGCCGATAAGGGGACGAATAACCCGCTGTCCAGGTGAGAGGCAGCTTGCCGCAGCGCCGGGGAGTAAAAAAAACAGTAGCCCGAGCTCGGGATTACCGGTGGCCCGAAAGGCGCCTTTCATATGTAACAGCAGTGATAAACAAACCACAATAAATAGAAAGAACCCACAGATTATACCGGCCCAAGCACGCTCAGATTTCACTACATCCTCCTGATTTTGCCTCTAACCAACTTCCACTTCGTCCAGTCAGATAAAGATTCTGGCAGTCCATTCCAATTAAAGATCCCGCCAGTGCAAAAACGATTGTTACTAGCCGAAGCCTCCAGGAAGGATTAAACTATCGACTATATTTTGCTGGTTATAACGGGATGCCAGAATAGCGTTCGTGACAGCGCGAACACTGGAGCAACCTTAGACCAAATAACCATTTCCTTCAACAACTTACTAGTAAATGAGAAGTTGGCTTTCGTGAATATAAACGTCGCAGATTTGTTAAACGGGAATTACATCCTGTTATTGTTCGTTGTTCTTGCATTAGGTCTTTGCCTCGGGAAACTGCGTCTCGGGTCAGTACAACTTGGTAATTCCATTGGCGTTTTAGTCGTTTCGTTATTATTAGGCCAGCAACATTTTAGTATTAACACTGATGCCCTAAATCTCGGCTTTATGCTGTTTATTTTTTGTGTCGGCGTGGAAGCGGGTCCCAACTTTTTTTCTATTTTTTTTCGCGATGGGAAAAATTACCTGATGCTGGCTCTGGTAATGGTCGGTAGCGCAATGCTCATCGCCATGGGTCTGGGTAAGCTGTTCGGCTGGGATATCGGCCTGACGGCCGGGATGCTCGCCGGGGCAATGACCTCAACCCCGGTGCTGGTCGGCGCTGGCGATACACTACGCCACTTCGGCATGTCCAGCGAGCAGCTCGCCGCCTCACTCGATCACCTGAGTCTTGGCTACGCTCTGACCTACCTGGTTGGCCTGGTGAGCCTGATTGTTGGCGCGCGCTATATGCCCAAACTACAGCACCAGGATTTGCAAACCAGCGCCCAGCAAATCGCCCGCGAACGTGGCCTCGATAACGATTCCCGGCGCAAGGTCTATCTGCCGGTGATCCGCGCCTATCGCGTCGGCCCGGAGCTGGTGGCATGGGCCGACGGCAAAAACCTGCGCGAGCTGGGTATTTATCGCCAGACCGGCTGCTATATCGAGCGAATTCGCCGTAACGGCATTCTCGCTAACCCAGACGGTGACGCGGTATTGCAGATGGGCGATGATATCGCGCTGGTAGGCTACCCAGATGCCCATGCCCGTCTCGACCCGAGCTTTCGTAACGGCAAAGAGGTCTTCGACCGCGACCTGCTGGACATGCGCATCGTCACTGAAGAGATCGTGGTAAAAAATCACAATGCCGTTGGCCGTCGTCTGGCGCAGCTGAAGTTAACCGATCACGGTTGCTTCTTAAACCGCGTGATCCGCAGCCAAATCGAAATGCCCATTGACGATAACGTGGTGCTTAATAAGGGCGATGTGTTACAGGTCAGCGGCGACGCGCGTCGCGTTAAAACTGTCGCAGACCGTATCGGCTTTATCTCTATTCACAGCCAGGTGACCGACCTGCTCGCCTTCTGCGCCTTCTTCATCGTCGGCCTGATGATCGGCATGATCACCTTCCAGTTCAGTTCGTTCAGCTTCGGCATCGGTAACGCCGCTGGTCTGTTGTTTGCCGGGATCATGCTCGGCTTTCTGCGAGCTAACCATCCGACGTTCGGCTATATCCCCCAGGGGGCGCTGAATATGGTGAAAGAGTTCGGATTGATGGTGTTTATGGCCGGTGTCGGCCTCAGCGCGGGCGCGGGGATTAATAACGGCCTGGGCGCCGTCGGTGGCCAGATGCTGGCAGCGGGTCTCATCGTCAGCCTGGTGCCGGTGGTTATCTGCTTCTTGTTCGGCGCGTACGTCCTGCGCATGAACCGCGCCATGCTATTCGGCGCGATGATGGGAGCCCGCACCTGTGCGCCTGCAATGGAAATTATCAGCGACACCGCGCGCAGCAACATCCCGGCACTGGGATACGCCGGGACCTATGCTATCGCTAACGTATTGTTAACCCTGGCAGGTACGCTAATTGTCATCATTTGGCCAGGGCTACAGTAAATTTTTCAGAAAAAAACGCATATTCTCAGAACTTTTTTTACTGGCATCAGTCATAAGTAGTGCCACTGCTTTTCTTTGATGTCCCCATTTTGTGGAGCCCATCAACCCCGCCGCTTAGGTTCAAGGTTGATGGGTTTTTTGTTTTCTGCGCCCCGCTCACTCCCCTGCCAGCCTCCCCACCATTAGCCGAATCGCTTCTCTTGATAGCGGCGCTCTGTCGGTGACGAAATGTAGCGTCATACCCTCAATGAATGCATCCAGCCCGCGGGCTGTTGCCGGTTCAAACCACTGCTCGAGGGTTTGTTGGCTGCGTAACATCCAGTTCTGCATCACTGCTTTTAAATTCGGCTGGCTGCTGCAAAAGGCGTAAAGCTGGTACATCAGTTCCATATTGCGCGCGGTGGTAACCTGGGCGCTAAAAATCAGCTCAGCAATGGCGTCGCACGCCTCTTCACGGCTGCTTACGTTCGCGAAGAACTGCTGGTACTGTACCGACATCTGGCCGGTAAATACGCTGAATGCCTCCTCGACCAGCGCCTCAATACCGCTGAAATAGTAAGTCAGCGAGCCCAGTGGAACACCGGCACAGCTGGCGATTTTGCGATGCGTGACCGCATGAATTCCATGTATAGCAATCGTGTCCAGCGTCGCCTGCAAAATGCGCTCCCGACGCTGTGGGTCGTTCGGTCGACGAGCCATAAGTTTCCCTCTTTTATTCAAATGGACGCATACTCTCACGGCACGCGCTTAATATATCCCTCAGGCTGAATCGAGTCATTGAGGTCAATAAAAAAGCGGCCAGCAGCAAGCAACCTATATGTACAAATGTACACAACCTTGCTACTGTTGTCTCTATCTCTTCACTCACGGGCATTTACGGATGACAGCACAAACCTCCCGCAGAGCCCTCCAGCTACGGCTGTGGGCGCTCTTCATGTTCTTTTTTATTCCCGGATTACTCATGGCCTCATGGGCAACCCGCACGCCAGCGATA is part of the Klebsiella huaxiensis genome and encodes:
- a CDS encoding type III secretion system chaperone family protein; amino-acid sequence: MDSLVVPGLDTLRQWLDELGISFFECDSCQALHLPHMQNFEGIFDAKLDLVDNVVLFSALAEVKPSALLPLSADLSAINASSLTVKAFLDIQDDNLPKLVVCQALIVGVGITFDQFAWFFRQSEEQISMVMLEASANQVLYKPEEEEPVAESIQYHFLH
- the rimK gene encoding 30S ribosomal protein S6--L-glutamate ligase codes for the protein MKIAILSRDGTLYSCRRLREAAHKRGHQVEILDPLSCYMNVSPVASSIHYKGRQLPHFDAVIPRIGSAITYYGTAALRQFELLGSYPLNESVAITRARDKLRSLQLLARQGIDLPLTGIAHSPDDTSDLIAMVGGAPLVVKLVEGTQGIGVVLAETRQAAESVIDAFRGLNAHILVQEYIAEAKGRDVRCLVVGNEVVAAIERRAKEGDFRSNLHRGGVATVATISEQEREMAIKATQTLGLDVAGVDILRATRGPLVMEVNASPGLEGVETTTGADIAGRMIDWIERQATPGFCLKMGG
- the nfsA gene encoding nitroreductase NfsA, with the translated sequence MTPTIELLRSHRSIRHFTDAPISDEQRAAIIAGAQGASSSSFLQCTSIIRVTDPQLRQQLVTMSGGQKHVAQAAEFWVFCADFNRNQQICPDAQLGLAEQLLLGCVDTAIMAQNALVAAESLGLGGVYIGGLRNNIDAVTELLKLPQHVLPLFGLCLGWPADNPDVKPRMPSAMLVHENSYQPLDDTVLSEYDEQLAQYYLSRGSNTRRDTWSDHIRRTIVKESRPFILEYLHKQGWATR
- a CDS encoding YbjC family protein, which encodes MRSPAALPKSVLVVEILGMVLLTLAWLSLNQYVSLPAPFSSPTAALLMIFAGILLMLPAAVALMWRVAKVIAPQLTQTKTPPSYLSDREKRDDADH
- a CDS encoding GrxA family glutaredoxin codes for the protein MFTVIFGRPGCPYCVRAKELAEKLTNERDDFNYRYIDIHAEGISKADLEKTVGKPVETVPQIFVDQKHIGGCTDFEAWAKENLGLFA
- the ybjM gene encoding inner membrane protein YbjM; this encodes MKSERAWAGIICGFFLFIVVCLSLLLHMKGAFRATGNPELGLLFFLLPGAAASCLSPGQRVIRPLIGAMLAAPICLVVMRLFFVTQRSFWQELAWLFSAVFWCALGALCFLFICAWLDTRRKHSSED
- a CDS encoding aspartate:alanine antiporter — protein: MNINVADLLNGNYILLLFVVLALGLCLGKLRLGSVQLGNSIGVLVVSLLLGQQHFSINTDALNLGFMLFIFCVGVEAGPNFFSIFFRDGKNYLMLALVMVGSAMLIAMGLGKLFGWDIGLTAGMLAGAMTSTPVLVGAGDTLRHFGMSSEQLAASLDHLSLGYALTYLVGLVSLIVGARYMPKLQHQDLQTSAQQIARERGLDNDSRRKVYLPVIRAYRVGPELVAWADGKNLRELGIYRQTGCYIERIRRNGILANPDGDAVLQMGDDIALVGYPDAHARLDPSFRNGKEVFDRDLLDMRIVTEEIVVKNHNAVGRRLAQLKLTDHGCFLNRVIRSQIEMPIDDNVVLNKGDVLQVSGDARRVKTVADRIGFISIHSQVTDLLAFCAFFIVGLMIGMITFQFSSFSFGIGNAAGLLFAGIMLGFLRANHPTFGYIPQGALNMVKEFGLMVFMAGVGLSAGAGINNGLGAVGGQMLAAGLIVSLVPVVICFLFGAYVLRMNRAMLFGAMMGARTCAPAMEIISDTARSNIPALGYAGTYAIANVLLTLAGTLIVIIWPGLQ
- a CDS encoding TetR/AcrR family transcriptional regulator, giving the protein MARRPNDPQRRERILQATLDTIAIHGIHAVTHRKIASCAGVPLGSLTYYFSGIEALVEEAFSVFTGQMSVQYQQFFANVSSREEACDAIAELIFSAQVTTARNMELMYQLYAFCSSQPNLKAVMQNWMLRSQQTLEQWFEPATARGLDAFIEGMTLHFVTDRAPLSREAIRLMVGRLAGE